A genome region from Panicum virgatum strain AP13 chromosome 4K, P.virgatum_v5, whole genome shotgun sequence includes the following:
- the LOC120702393 gene encoding disease resistance protein RGA2-like isoform X1, whose protein sequence is MAAAAALAFTGKSVATATISFWLNKAFTCLTEYCKVEGLEDVKNRVLKSMNKVKAVLKVVDTENIREKSTDLDAWLWDFRDAVEEAEDAIDELEYYERSEKANDHKVSDWGSSFSKMKHKVVRSVKNISILDKTAKQFTRRSTLKRLRKAMESLDKVATDILPILNVSEHLMGIPSGSQMQVDWMNVNDRVTGSTLSEPYFVGRETEKERILQWLAKTSDEDSEIVMSSNHIPILSIVGHGGMGKTTLAQHICQQDDVMSFRVIWVCVSTRFDVTLITRKIFESLTGARPSADDFDAVQRNIKQQLMYGKFLLILDDVWEDKKKDEWEKVFAPLRKGITGSKILITTRMRSVADMAANAMGVEREYLQLEGLQQAENVKLFNHHVFSGLNPQNYEELIPIGDQIAEQLDGCPLVTKVVSGHLQCIMSPGYWDRFLQGGLERFKGTEDGIMEALRLSYSHLPTELQICFRYCSLFPQDYEFKKKDLVLMWMGSGLISLAGKARKQFRRPEDFGELILSQLTSKSFFEMKFKVLKYSQIKEEYYVMHDLVHELASYVSSGECAAIVDSTMLEDVEGTIRHLRIASIDKLSTEDVKKITHFKNLRTIIIDGPGPINKDMLHTVENVIENSKSLRLLRSNLENAYLLPKLADLKHLRYIHLHRISSMGICGLAKLYHLLLIDCLNDWGEQPRQARYIGNIDQLRYVKFGPFRSAEFPIGRLTSLQELHSYRVQGSKVNSITAVKNLTNLLELEVLGLENVESAEEADNAELNKKKYLNSLTLWWSARANVESSKDNLILDHLEPHASIRNLKISGNCGERLPVWIENVHVINLISLELARCLYWEHLPSFGGLKYLKKLWLERLPNLQQIGQLSNTSCIDSYLPPNLGTLIVRYCKLLTQLPILPPSLVHLEIFKVGLTELPMIGRLHSVSTETKQSKLLFISIEECEYLTSLVESLLSQTQYIGGIHVLRIIDCKNLESVPLSFREMSELRELDIGNCPRLRIVSSDVGNKILPPSLKKLVVKQCGDLELVLIESLHGLANLSELVLENCPGLESLPSADVWKNLKSLKFMEIIGCDNLTSFGGLGSLGSLISLKISGCSKLTELSLSMTAQAPAVATAEGGGGGGGDDDDSIQEDNVVVPAASSLHVDYLEVDIPSVLNIDPLKSLCHTKGLTIGGGRQMQSLPEQWLFQNHRKLQSLRVQGASSLESLPVGMRDLTALNSLLLSGAEKLRSLVDLPSTLRSLDIMGCCPELETNIREKNSAEWKKITHIPKVHIAAVKIVQSRPHVFHGGYYFMYGKECSEETFYGRQ, encoded by the exons ATGGCTGCTGCCGCAGCACTCGCGTTCACCGGGAAGTCGGTCGCAACTGCAACCATATCCTTCTGGCTCAACAAGGCTTTCACCTGCCTGACTGAGTATTGCAAGGTTGAAGGTTTGGAAGACGTCAAGAACAGGGTACTGAAGTCGATGAACAAGGTCAAGGCTGTGCTCAAGGTAGTGGACACCGAAAACATCAGGGAAAAGAGCACCGATCTTGATGCATGGCTGTGGGACTTCAGGGATGCagtcgaggaggccgaggacgcgATCGACGAGCTTGAGTACTACGAGCGCAGCGAGAAGGCAAATGATCACAAGGTTAGTGACTGGGGCTCCTCTTTTTCAAAGATGAAGCATAAAGTAGTCAGATCCGTTAAAAATATTAGCATTTTGGATAAGACTGCAAAGCAATTTACTCGCCGCAGCACGCTCAAGAGGCTGaggaaagctatggagagtttAGACAAGGTTGCTACAGACATTCTGCCTATTCTCAACGTCTCTGAACATCTCATGGGCATTCCTTCTGGAAGTCAGATGCAGGTGGACTGGATGAACGTCAACGACCGTGTTACAGGTTCAACATTATCTGAACCTTACTTCGTTGGGCGAGAAACGGAGAAGGAAAGGATACTTCAGTGGTTAGCCAAGACATCAGATGAAGATTCTGAAATTGTGATGAGTAGTAACCATATTCCTATTCTTTCAATAGTTGGTCATGGTGGCATGGGGAAGACCACTTTAGCTCAACACATTTGTCAACAAGATGATGTTATGAGTTTCAGGGTCATATGGGTATGCGTGTCGACGAGATTTGATGTAACACTTATTACAAGAAAAATATTCGAGTCTCTTACTGGGGCAAGACCTAGTGCAGATGATTTTGATGCGGTCCAGCGGAATATCAAGCAGCAGCTTATGTATGGTAAATTTCTCCTTATTTTAGATGATGTTTGGGAAGATAAGAAAAAAGATGAATGGGAGAAGGTATTTGCTCCTTTGAGGAAAGGTATTACGGGGAGCAAAATTTTGATAACAACTAGAATGAGATCAGTAGCAGATATGGCTGCGAATGCAATGGGTGTTGAAAGAGAGTATCTTCAATTGGAAGGGTTGCAACAAGCTGAAAATGTTAAACTCTTCAACCATCATGTCTTTTCTGGTCTGAATCCGCAAAACTATGAAGAATTAATACCAATTGGTGACCAAATTGCAGAGCAGTTGGATGGGTGTCCCTTGGTAACCAAAGTTGTCAGTGGTCATTTACAGTGCATCATGAGTCCTGGTTACTGGGATAGGTTCCTGCAAGGTGGTCTGGAACGTTTCAAAGGAACTGAAGATGGTATTATGGAAGCCCTCCGATTAAGCTACAGCCACCTACCAACAGAGCTTCAGATTTGCTTTCGTTATTGCAGCTTGTTCCCGCAGGACTATGAATTTAAAAAGAAAGATTTAGTGCTAATGTGGATGGGTTCAGGATTGATCTCACTAGCCGGAAAAGCTAGAAAACAGTTTAGAAGGCCTGAAGATTTTGGAGAGCTAATCTTGTCTCAGTTAACTAGCAAATCCTTCTTTGAAATGAAATTCAAAGTACTTAAATATAGTCAGATAAAAGAAGAGTATTATGTAATGCATGACTTGGTGCATGAATTGGCCAGCTATGTGTCATCAGGTGAATGTGCAGCAATAGTTGATTCTACCATGTTAGAAGATGTTGAGGGCACCATTCGTCACCTACGTATTGCATCCATTGACAAATTATCTACAGAAGATGTCAAGAAAATCACGCATTTTAAGAATCTTCGCACTATTATTATTGATGGTCCAGGTCCCATTAACAAGGATATGTTACATACAGTTGAGAATGTGATAGAGAACTCAAAATCCTTGCGTCTATTGCGATCGAATTTGGAGAATGCTTACCTTCTTCCTAAACTTGCTGATTTGAAGCACCTTCGTTATATACATCTGCATAGGATATCGTCCATGGGAATATGCGGACTTGCCAAACTTTATCATTTGCTGCTCATTGATTGTCTGAATGATTGGGGGGAACAACCAAGACAAGCAAGGTATATAGGGAACATTGATCAGTTGCGCTATGTAAAATTTGGGCCATTTAGAAGTGCTGAGTTTCCAATTGGAAGACTAACTTCTCTTCAGGAGCTGCACAGCTACCGTGTACAAGGAAGTAAAGTTAACAGCATTACTGCTGTAAAGAACTTGACGAATCTCCTTGAACTAGAAGTATTGGGTCTTGAGAATGTTGAGAGTGCTGAAGAAGCTGATAATGCCGAGTTAAATAAAAAGAAGTATCTCAACTCTTTGACGCTCTGGTGGTCAGCGCGTGCTAATGtggaaagcagtaaagataactTGATTCTTGACCACCTTGAGCCACATGCTAGTATTAGAAACTTGAAAATTTCTGGTAATTGTGGTGAAAGACTTCCTGTTTGGATTGAGAATGTGCACGTCATAAACTTGATTTCACTTGAATTGGCGAGATGTTTGTATTGGGAACACCTGCCTTCATTTGGAGGACTAAAATATCTTAAGAAACTTTGGTTGGAGCGCCTTCCTAACCTTCAACAGATTGGTCAGCTGTCAAATACTAGTTGTATTGACTCATACCTTCCTCCCAATCTTGGAACTTTGATTGTAAGATATTGCAAACTACTGACACAGTTACCAATCCTTCCACCCAGCTTGGTTCATTTAGAAATATTTAAGGTTGGGTTGACTGAATTACCAATGATAGGCAGGCTACACAGTGTGAGCACTGAGACCAAGCaatctaaattactatttatcAGTATTGAAGAATGTGAATATTTGACCTCGCTTGTTGAAAGCCTTCTGTCGCAAACACAGTATATTGGAGGTATCCATGTCCTACGCATCATCGACTGCAAAAACCTGGAGTCTGTACCCCTGTCTTTCAGAGAAATGAGTGAGCTTAGAGAGCTTGATATCGGAAATTGTCCAAGGTTGAGGATCGTCTCAAGCGATGTTGGCAATAAGATCCTGCCACCATCTCTTAAAAAACTTGTAGTTAAACAGTGTGGTGACCTTGAACTTGTACTGATAGAGTCACTGCATGGCCTTGCCAACCTTTCTGAATTGGTATTAGAGAACTGCCCAGGCCTGGAATCTCTTCCCTCTGCAGACGTGTGGAAGAATCTAAAGTCACTGAAGTTCATGGAGATAATCGGGTGTGATAATCTCACATCGTTTGGCGGGCTCGGCTCCCTTGGATCCCTCATTTCGCTGAAAATCAGCGGTTGCAGTAAGCTTACTGAATTAAGCTTGTCTATGACAGCACAGGCACCTGCTGTTGCTACTGCtgaaggtggtggtggtggtggtggtgatgatgatgatagtaTACAAGAGGATAATGTAGTGGTGCCAGCTGCCAGCTCCCTGCATGTCGACTACCTTGAAGTTGATATCCCATCTGTATTGAACATCGATCCTCTAAAGAGTCTCTGCCACACCAAAGGGCTGACAATTGGAGGTGGAAGGCAAATGCAGAGCTTACCTGAGCAATGGCTTTTCCAAAACCACAGAAAACTTCAATCACTGAGGGTGCAGGGTGCTAGTTCCTTGGAGTCTCTACCAGTGGGCATGCGAGACCTGACCGCTCTCAATTCCTTGCTCCTGTCAGGTGCTGAGAAACTGCGATCACTAGTAGACTTGCCCTCTACCCTGCGGTCACTCGATATCATGGGTTGCTGTCCAGAGTTGGAGACAAATATTAGAGAAAAGAATAGTGCTGAATGGAAGAAAATCACCCACATTCCCAAGGTGCACATAGCTGCCGTCAAGATTGTACAGTCCCGTCCTCACGTTTTTCATG GTGGTTATTACTTCATGTACGGCAAAGAATGCAGTGAAGAGACCTTTTATGGACGACAATAA
- the LOC120702392 gene encoding 60 kDa chaperonin 1-like, producing MYLIVCGSPKIVNNDATATKEVYPLDSLAHMLVGSFLWLLTKMRESPNLATIGWRTIGTFTEDTPNVTKAAVEEGFVGDGCTLLRLASKVDSMIESLENDKQQVGTEIVRKTLNYPFKFIVNKISRAMAGSRGGGGGIPHLAIRF from the exons ATGTACTTGATAGTGTGTGGATCACCTAAGATTGTCAATAATGATGCTACAGCAACAAAAGAG GTATATCCACTTGACAGTCTGGCTCATATGTTGGTCGGTTCTTTTCTGTGGCTATTGACTAAAATGAGGGAGTCACCCAATCTTGCTACTATAGGCTGGAGAACAATTGGAACCTTCACTGAAGATACTCCGAATGTAACAAAG GCTGCTGTTGAGGAAGGGTTTGTTGGTGATGGCTGTACTCTTTTGAGGCTGGCTTCAAAAGTTGATTCCATGATAGAATCTCTTGAGAATGATAAGCAGCAG GTTGGGACTGAGATTGTGAGGAAGACTCTGAATTATCCGTTTAAATTTATTGTCAATAAGATAAGCAGAGCTATGGCAG ggtcaagggggggggggggggggatccccCACCTTGCAATCAGGTTCTAG
- the LOC120702393 gene encoding disease resistance protein RGA2-like isoform X2, which translates to MHGCGTSGMQSRRPRTRSTSLSTTSAARRQMITSTLKRLRKAMESLDKVATDILPILNVSEHLMGIPSGSQMQVDWMNVNDRVTGSTLSEPYFVGRETEKERILQWLAKTSDEDSEIVMSSNHIPILSIVGHGGMGKTTLAQHICQQDDVMSFRVIWVCVSTRFDVTLITRKIFESLTGARPSADDFDAVQRNIKQQLMYGKFLLILDDVWEDKKKDEWEKVFAPLRKGITGSKILITTRMRSVADMAANAMGVEREYLQLEGLQQAENVKLFNHHVFSGLNPQNYEELIPIGDQIAEQLDGCPLVTKVVSGHLQCIMSPGYWDRFLQGGLERFKGTEDGIMEALRLSYSHLPTELQICFRYCSLFPQDYEFKKKDLVLMWMGSGLISLAGKARKQFRRPEDFGELILSQLTSKSFFEMKFKVLKYSQIKEEYYVMHDLVHELASYVSSGECAAIVDSTMLEDVEGTIRHLRIASIDKLSTEDVKKITHFKNLRTIIIDGPGPINKDMLHTVENVIENSKSLRLLRSNLENAYLLPKLADLKHLRYIHLHRISSMGICGLAKLYHLLLIDCLNDWGEQPRQARYIGNIDQLRYVKFGPFRSAEFPIGRLTSLQELHSYRVQGSKVNSITAVKNLTNLLELEVLGLENVESAEEADNAELNKKKYLNSLTLWWSARANVESSKDNLILDHLEPHASIRNLKISGNCGERLPVWIENVHVINLISLELARCLYWEHLPSFGGLKYLKKLWLERLPNLQQIGQLSNTSCIDSYLPPNLGTLIVRYCKLLTQLPILPPSLVHLEIFKVGLTELPMIGRLHSVSTETKQSKLLFISIEECEYLTSLVESLLSQTQYIGGIHVLRIIDCKNLESVPLSFREMSELRELDIGNCPRLRIVSSDVGNKILPPSLKKLVVKQCGDLELVLIESLHGLANLSELVLENCPGLESLPSADVWKNLKSLKFMEIIGCDNLTSFGGLGSLGSLISLKISGCSKLTELSLSMTAQAPAVATAEGGGGGGGDDDDSIQEDNVVVPAASSLHVDYLEVDIPSVLNIDPLKSLCHTKGLTIGGGRQMQSLPEQWLFQNHRKLQSLRVQGASSLESLPVGMRDLTALNSLLLSGAEKLRSLVDLPSTLRSLDIMGCCPELETNIREKNSAEWKKITHIPKVHIAAVKIVQSRPHVFHGGYYFMYGKECSEETFYGRQ; encoded by the exons ATGCATGGCTGTGGGACTTCAGGGATGCagtcgaggaggccgaggacgcgATCGACGAGCTTGAGTACTACGAGCGCAGCGAGAAGGCAAATGATCACAAG CACGCTCAAGAGGCTGaggaaagctatggagagtttAGACAAGGTTGCTACAGACATTCTGCCTATTCTCAACGTCTCTGAACATCTCATGGGCATTCCTTCTGGAAGTCAGATGCAGGTGGACTGGATGAACGTCAACGACCGTGTTACAGGTTCAACATTATCTGAACCTTACTTCGTTGGGCGAGAAACGGAGAAGGAAAGGATACTTCAGTGGTTAGCCAAGACATCAGATGAAGATTCTGAAATTGTGATGAGTAGTAACCATATTCCTATTCTTTCAATAGTTGGTCATGGTGGCATGGGGAAGACCACTTTAGCTCAACACATTTGTCAACAAGATGATGTTATGAGTTTCAGGGTCATATGGGTATGCGTGTCGACGAGATTTGATGTAACACTTATTACAAGAAAAATATTCGAGTCTCTTACTGGGGCAAGACCTAGTGCAGATGATTTTGATGCGGTCCAGCGGAATATCAAGCAGCAGCTTATGTATGGTAAATTTCTCCTTATTTTAGATGATGTTTGGGAAGATAAGAAAAAAGATGAATGGGAGAAGGTATTTGCTCCTTTGAGGAAAGGTATTACGGGGAGCAAAATTTTGATAACAACTAGAATGAGATCAGTAGCAGATATGGCTGCGAATGCAATGGGTGTTGAAAGAGAGTATCTTCAATTGGAAGGGTTGCAACAAGCTGAAAATGTTAAACTCTTCAACCATCATGTCTTTTCTGGTCTGAATCCGCAAAACTATGAAGAATTAATACCAATTGGTGACCAAATTGCAGAGCAGTTGGATGGGTGTCCCTTGGTAACCAAAGTTGTCAGTGGTCATTTACAGTGCATCATGAGTCCTGGTTACTGGGATAGGTTCCTGCAAGGTGGTCTGGAACGTTTCAAAGGAACTGAAGATGGTATTATGGAAGCCCTCCGATTAAGCTACAGCCACCTACCAACAGAGCTTCAGATTTGCTTTCGTTATTGCAGCTTGTTCCCGCAGGACTATGAATTTAAAAAGAAAGATTTAGTGCTAATGTGGATGGGTTCAGGATTGATCTCACTAGCCGGAAAAGCTAGAAAACAGTTTAGAAGGCCTGAAGATTTTGGAGAGCTAATCTTGTCTCAGTTAACTAGCAAATCCTTCTTTGAAATGAAATTCAAAGTACTTAAATATAGTCAGATAAAAGAAGAGTATTATGTAATGCATGACTTGGTGCATGAATTGGCCAGCTATGTGTCATCAGGTGAATGTGCAGCAATAGTTGATTCTACCATGTTAGAAGATGTTGAGGGCACCATTCGTCACCTACGTATTGCATCCATTGACAAATTATCTACAGAAGATGTCAAGAAAATCACGCATTTTAAGAATCTTCGCACTATTATTATTGATGGTCCAGGTCCCATTAACAAGGATATGTTACATACAGTTGAGAATGTGATAGAGAACTCAAAATCCTTGCGTCTATTGCGATCGAATTTGGAGAATGCTTACCTTCTTCCTAAACTTGCTGATTTGAAGCACCTTCGTTATATACATCTGCATAGGATATCGTCCATGGGAATATGCGGACTTGCCAAACTTTATCATTTGCTGCTCATTGATTGTCTGAATGATTGGGGGGAACAACCAAGACAAGCAAGGTATATAGGGAACATTGATCAGTTGCGCTATGTAAAATTTGGGCCATTTAGAAGTGCTGAGTTTCCAATTGGAAGACTAACTTCTCTTCAGGAGCTGCACAGCTACCGTGTACAAGGAAGTAAAGTTAACAGCATTACTGCTGTAAAGAACTTGACGAATCTCCTTGAACTAGAAGTATTGGGTCTTGAGAATGTTGAGAGTGCTGAAGAAGCTGATAATGCCGAGTTAAATAAAAAGAAGTATCTCAACTCTTTGACGCTCTGGTGGTCAGCGCGTGCTAATGtggaaagcagtaaagataactTGATTCTTGACCACCTTGAGCCACATGCTAGTATTAGAAACTTGAAAATTTCTGGTAATTGTGGTGAAAGACTTCCTGTTTGGATTGAGAATGTGCACGTCATAAACTTGATTTCACTTGAATTGGCGAGATGTTTGTATTGGGAACACCTGCCTTCATTTGGAGGACTAAAATATCTTAAGAAACTTTGGTTGGAGCGCCTTCCTAACCTTCAACAGATTGGTCAGCTGTCAAATACTAGTTGTATTGACTCATACCTTCCTCCCAATCTTGGAACTTTGATTGTAAGATATTGCAAACTACTGACACAGTTACCAATCCTTCCACCCAGCTTGGTTCATTTAGAAATATTTAAGGTTGGGTTGACTGAATTACCAATGATAGGCAGGCTACACAGTGTGAGCACTGAGACCAAGCaatctaaattactatttatcAGTATTGAAGAATGTGAATATTTGACCTCGCTTGTTGAAAGCCTTCTGTCGCAAACACAGTATATTGGAGGTATCCATGTCCTACGCATCATCGACTGCAAAAACCTGGAGTCTGTACCCCTGTCTTTCAGAGAAATGAGTGAGCTTAGAGAGCTTGATATCGGAAATTGTCCAAGGTTGAGGATCGTCTCAAGCGATGTTGGCAATAAGATCCTGCCACCATCTCTTAAAAAACTTGTAGTTAAACAGTGTGGTGACCTTGAACTTGTACTGATAGAGTCACTGCATGGCCTTGCCAACCTTTCTGAATTGGTATTAGAGAACTGCCCAGGCCTGGAATCTCTTCCCTCTGCAGACGTGTGGAAGAATCTAAAGTCACTGAAGTTCATGGAGATAATCGGGTGTGATAATCTCACATCGTTTGGCGGGCTCGGCTCCCTTGGATCCCTCATTTCGCTGAAAATCAGCGGTTGCAGTAAGCTTACTGAATTAAGCTTGTCTATGACAGCACAGGCACCTGCTGTTGCTACTGCtgaaggtggtggtggtggtggtggtgatgatgatgatagtaTACAAGAGGATAATGTAGTGGTGCCAGCTGCCAGCTCCCTGCATGTCGACTACCTTGAAGTTGATATCCCATCTGTATTGAACATCGATCCTCTAAAGAGTCTCTGCCACACCAAAGGGCTGACAATTGGAGGTGGAAGGCAAATGCAGAGCTTACCTGAGCAATGGCTTTTCCAAAACCACAGAAAACTTCAATCACTGAGGGTGCAGGGTGCTAGTTCCTTGGAGTCTCTACCAGTGGGCATGCGAGACCTGACCGCTCTCAATTCCTTGCTCCTGTCAGGTGCTGAGAAACTGCGATCACTAGTAGACTTGCCCTCTACCCTGCGGTCACTCGATATCATGGGTTGCTGTCCAGAGTTGGAGACAAATATTAGAGAAAAGAATAGTGCTGAATGGAAGAAAATCACCCACATTCCCAAGGTGCACATAGCTGCCGTCAAGATTGTACAGTCCCGTCCTCACGTTTTTCATG GTGGTTATTACTTCATGTACGGCAAAGAATGCAGTGAAGAGACCTTTTATGGACGACAATAA
- the LOC120702391 gene encoding uncharacterized protein LOC120702391 — MSEQPLPQPRSSMREALEKEDKEKAAAAAAAAKDKAAIPKNGGNGGGKNGGGNGGGGGNNGGGPPQSGEETAREIQVVREAYRRETTAPSYVIPEEPPAMVELVGWYLYGFCSYFITHLLLPVLFPAIVTQVAFPASDFTPESKYTVKGATCSIHEMSMYQRLTRHSIAIDGSRLSPLGWSGLSWAIGILIVAPILTQTAHHLDRGQYQSLILIAATSFGSFFCLLTGFFKTVWVFLFYILFIAGSIIVAEAVHTRNLGLMIRGLAAHDSGKHLVLRRRAAASQLSLYCTAIGGIGAALMAAFMYHMLRRTDQLTGLWVVSIFSGLIWFIGICHGLFTNRPSSSSPATAFEPNFFTKLSYSMTLLRYPQAIGSLVAVFLSSFATMCIFTSGTLYAIGGVCIKPVLVLVLWILYFLFPLISLPLLHPIQIIIRADAVRMQLLGFIICLFVSGAGFYFKSHRWRAGHIIVIALVQSTANGILYSFGRILLLDASPPGKEGAFAVWYAFVRCIGAMIGFAAASAGPGRAGGSFAAAFLGSFLGIIVLIFGNVSNIGALKAAGHLKGMDDEKRMGGLGMEKGEGMGSAVADSGEGRGRV; from the exons ATGTCGGAGCAGCCATTGCCGCAGCCTCGGAGCAGCATGCGGGAGGCGCTGGAAAAGGAGGAcaaggagaaggcggcggcggcggccgccgcggccaaggACAAGGCGGCCATTCCCAAGAACGGCGGCAACGGCGGGGGCAAgaacggcggcggcaacggtggcggcggcgggaacaACGGAGGAGGGCCACCCCAGTCCGGGGAGGAGACGGCCCGGGAGATTCAGGTCGTGAGGGAGGCGTACCGGCGCGAGACGACGGCGCCGTCGTACGTCATCCCCGAGGAGCCGCCGGCCATGGTGGAGCTCGTGGGCTGGTACCTCTACGGCTTCTGCTCCTACTTTATCACCCATCTGCTGCTGCCGGTGCTCTTCCCGGCCATCGTCACCCAGGTCGCCTTCCCCGCCTCCGACTTCACGCCGGAGTCCAAGTACACCGTCAAGGGCGCCACCTGCTCCATCCATGAGATGTCCAT GTACCAAAGGCTTACTAGGCACTCCATTGCCATTGATGGATCCCGGTTGTCACCATTGGGCTGGAGTGGTCTGTCATGGGCAATTGGCATCCTCATTGTGGCGCCGATCCTCACTCAGACTGCTCACCACCTTGACCGTGGCCAGTATCAGTCGCTCATCCTCATTGCCGCCACTTCCTTTGGGTCATTCTTTTGCCTGCTCACTGGCTTCTTCAAGACAGTCTGGGTGTTCCTCTTCTACATCCTCTTCATTGCAGGATCAATCATTGTTGCTGAGGCTGTGCACACCCGCAACCTTGGACTGATGATCCGTGGCCTTGCTGCGCATGACTCAGGCAAGCACCTTGTTCTTCGTCGCCGTGCTGCTGCCAGCCAGCTCAGCTTGTACTGCACTGCCATTGGAGGCATTGGGGCAGCCCTCATGGCTGCATTCATGTACCACATGTTGCGGCGCACTGATCAGCTCACTGGACTTTGGGTCGTCTCCATCTTCAGTGGCCTTATCTGGTTCATTGGCATCTGCCATGGTCTTTTCACAAACAGGCCCAGCAGCTCATCACCCGCCACAGCATTCGAGCCCAACTTCTTCACCAAGCTCAGCTACAGCATGACCCTTCTGCGTTACCCACAGGCCATTGGCAGCTTGGTTGCTGTGTTCCTGTCATCTTTTGCCACGATGTGCATCTTCACTAGTGGTACACTCTATGCCATTGGTGGTGTTTGCATCAAGCCTGTGCTTGTGCTCGTGCTTTGGATCCTTTACTTCCTGTTCCCCTTGATATCACTTCCACTTCTCCACCCAATCCAGATCATCATCCGTGCTGATGCTGTTCGCATGCAGCTGCTTGGTTTCATAATCTGCCTTTTCGTGTCTGGTGCTGGATTCTACTTCAAGAGCCACAGGTGGAGAGCTGGCCACATCATTGTCATCGCCCTTGTGCAGAGCACTGCCAATGGTATATTGTACTCATTTGGTCGCATTCTGCTCCTTGACGCCTCACCACCGGGAAAGGAGGGTGCATTTGCAGTCTGGTATGCATTTGTCCGCTGCATCGGTGCTATGATTGGCTTCGCTGCTGCATCAGCTGGCCCTGGGCGTGCTGGAGGATCATTTGCTGCTGCATTCCTTGGGAGCTTCCTAGGCATCATTGTTCTGATCTTCGGCAATGTCAGCAACATTGGGGCGCTGAAGGCTGCGGGGCACCTCAAGGGAATGGACGATGAGAAGAGGATGGGTGGTCTTGGCATGGAGAAAGGCGAAGGCATGGGTAGTGCCGTTGCTGATTCCGGCGAAGGCAGGGGGAGGGTATGA